The Marinifilum sp. JC120 genome window below encodes:
- a CDS encoding undecaprenyl-diphosphate phosphatase, with protein sequence MTSLFTAAILGVVEGLTEFLPVSSTGHLIITGHLLGFTGEKAASFEVAIQLGAILAVVVLYWSRFWGLIVPNPTQRFSGIRGLYLLFLTSLPASVLGLLAHDFIKLHLFNPYTVAWALGVGAIMILIVEKKEIHPNCHTLDEVTPKLALGIGCFQCLALWPGFSRSAATIMGGMLLGAKRKIAAEYSFIAAVPIMFAATGYDMLKSYQLFTMADIPFLAVGFVVSFFSAWAAVKGFIYLLGKLTLRPFAYYRLALAPLVLFFWS encoded by the coding sequence ATGACATCGCTATTTACTGCCGCCATTCTGGGTGTAGTTGAGGGGCTAACTGAATTTCTCCCGGTCTCAAGCACCGGACACCTGATCATCACCGGACATCTACTTGGTTTTACCGGAGAAAAAGCTGCTTCGTTTGAAGTCGCCATCCAACTGGGCGCAATCCTCGCCGTGGTTGTGCTCTACTGGTCCCGTTTCTGGGGGCTGATTGTTCCTAACCCGACCCAACGGTTTTCCGGAATCCGGGGGCTTTACTTGCTTTTCCTGACAAGTCTTCCGGCATCAGTGCTTGGCTTGTTAGCACATGACTTCATCAAACTGCACTTATTTAATCCCTATACAGTCGCATGGGCACTGGGTGTGGGAGCAATTATGATCCTGATTGTTGAAAAAAAGGAAATTCATCCGAACTGCCACACCTTAGACGAAGTCACCCCAAAGCTTGCTCTCGGCATCGGTTGTTTTCAGTGTCTTGCACTCTGGCCTGGTTTTTCCCGCTCAGCGGCTACCATCATGGGCGGAATGCTCCTGGGTGCTAAACGAAAAATTGCTGCTGAATATTCCTTCATTGCCGCTGTCCCGATTATGTTTGCGGCAACCGGATATGACATGCTTAAAAGCTATCAGCTCTTCACCATGGCAGATATACCTTTTCTAGCTGTCGGGTTTGTTGTCTCCTTTTTTTCCGCATGGGCAGCAGTAAAAGGCTTTATCTATCTGCTAGGCAAGTTGACCTTGCGTCCCTTTGCATATTACCGCCTTGCGCTGGCTCCGCTGGTACTTTTCTTCTGGAGCTAA
- a CDS encoding PAS domain S-box protein: MHIPLHIGPLAFLFWLLVTLCTLLCFTSDSYANKKLDKVTLQLKWFHQFQFAGYYAALEKGFYEDEGLDVTIVERDLRHNPIDQVLGGNADFGVSNSEVLLHYLNGKKVVLLASLFQHSPLVFISKTQPLIHAPQDFMGKSVLMSSATQDIELKVLLERNNISPKDINLINRFAVPEDYFNPEIDIIAAYITNQPYYLKKEGVPYAIIYPYTYGVDFYGDTLFSSRIETTKHPERTNKFLRASLKGWKYALENPDEMIDIIIEKFGSLKSKEHLQYEAKTIRTLVLPDLVRIGHSNPVRWEQIGDAFRKQGLTQSKKNIKDFFFNPTEGKVTIRQETAILAAVIFVSIMIVLLASIFAAGKFKQEINSRKEIEKKLKKSEKYYRSLFENTGTATVIIDSNHMIKKCNSNFAQLCDSPIEEIEMKRKWTDFIVPEELERMTSYAKSRTSPELSSPKSYDFKFRKTDGEIRNVHTHVEVIEGSTDCVASLVDMTEKVKTQELLIQTEKMVSVGGLAAGMAHEINNPLAGILQAVQNIYRRTSPEIPANTKVADEMGCSCEQIQNYLEKRGIIRMLEGIHSSGERAANIVRTMLNFTRRNEEGMTQCNLNKLFDDIMNIITCDYDLKKKYDFKHTKIIKDYQENLGEISCMRIEIEQVLLNLVKNAAYATNEISDIRTPTINLRTRMDGKFIIAEVEDNGPGMDAKTKRRVFEPFFTTKSPGVGTGLGLSVSYFIITQNHKGTFEIDTEIGKGTKFTIKIPIV, from the coding sequence ATACATATACCTTTACACATCGGTCCTCTGGCCTTTCTTTTTTGGCTGCTAGTGACCTTATGCACCCTACTTTGCTTCACTTCAGACTCATATGCCAACAAAAAGCTCGATAAAGTCACTCTACAGCTGAAATGGTTTCATCAATTCCAGTTTGCGGGCTATTATGCCGCCCTTGAAAAAGGATTTTATGAGGATGAAGGGCTTGATGTAACCATCGTTGAGCGCGACTTGCGGCACAATCCCATAGATCAAGTACTTGGTGGTAATGCTGATTTCGGAGTCAGCAATTCAGAAGTCCTGCTCCACTACCTGAACGGAAAAAAAGTAGTTCTTCTGGCTTCTCTATTTCAACATTCCCCACTTGTTTTCATTTCAAAAACACAACCGCTGATACATGCACCGCAAGATTTTATGGGAAAATCAGTGCTCATGAGTTCGGCAACTCAGGACATTGAACTAAAAGTGTTGCTTGAAAGAAATAATATTTCTCCGAAGGACATAAATCTTATCAACCGCTTTGCTGTTCCGGAAGATTACTTTAATCCTGAAATTGATATTATTGCCGCGTACATCACTAACCAACCTTATTATCTAAAAAAAGAAGGAGTCCCGTACGCCATAATCTACCCATATACCTATGGAGTTGATTTTTATGGAGACACTCTCTTTAGTTCACGCATTGAAACGACAAAACATCCTGAACGAACCAATAAATTTCTTAGGGCCAGCTTAAAAGGATGGAAATACGCCCTCGAAAACCCTGACGAAATGATCGACATCATCATCGAAAAGTTCGGATCTTTGAAATCTAAAGAGCATCTTCAATATGAAGCAAAGACAATCCGTACGTTAGTACTCCCGGATCTTGTACGCATAGGGCACAGCAATCCTGTCCGCTGGGAACAAATCGGCGATGCCTTCAGAAAACAGGGACTAACCCAAAGTAAAAAAAATATTAAAGATTTCTTTTTCAATCCGACTGAAGGAAAGGTAACCATAAGACAGGAGACAGCCATTCTGGCCGCAGTAATATTTGTGTCAATTATGATTGTCCTGCTAGCCTCAATTTTTGCAGCCGGTAAATTTAAACAAGAAATTAATTCCCGCAAAGAGATTGAAAAGAAACTCAAAAAAAGTGAAAAATATTACCGGAGTCTTTTTGAGAACACTGGTACGGCAACAGTCATCATTGACTCAAACCACATGATAAAAAAGTGCAACAGCAACTTTGCCCAATTATGCGATTCTCCCATTGAAGAAATTGAAATGAAACGAAAATGGACCGATTTCATCGTTCCCGAAGAACTGGAAAGAATGACCAGCTATGCAAAATCTAGAACTTCTCCCGAACTTTCCTCTCCAAAATCATATGATTTTAAATTCAGGAAGACCGATGGAGAAATCAGAAACGTTCATACACACGTAGAAGTAATTGAAGGCAGTACCGATTGCGTTGCATCACTCGTTGATATGACTGAAAAAGTAAAAACTCAGGAACTGCTTATTCAAACGGAAAAAATGGTTTCAGTTGGTGGACTGGCCGCAGGCATGGCCCATGAAATCAACAACCCATTGGCCGGAATACTTCAGGCTGTGCAAAATATTTACCGCAGGACTTCCCCGGAAATCCCGGCGAATACCAAGGTAGCGGATGAAATGGGTTGCTCCTGCGAGCAAATCCAGAACTACCTTGAAAAAAGAGGTATTATCAGAATGCTTGAAGGCATTCACTCATCCGGGGAACGGGCAGCCAACATTGTAAGGACCATGCTCAACTTTACGCGGCGCAACGAAGAAGGCATGACCCAGTGTAATCTGAATAAGCTCTTTGATGACATCATGAATATCATTACCTGCGATTATGACCTGAAGAAAAAATATGATTTCAAACACACTAAAATTATCAAAGATTATCAAGAGAACCTTGGAGAAATCAGTTGCATGCGTATTGAAATTGAGCAGGTACTACTTAATTTAGTAAAAAATGCAGCATACGCAACAAACGAAATTTCCGATATAAGAACACCTACCATCAATTTACGAACCCGAATGGATGGTAAATTCATCATTGCGGAAGTGGAAGATAACGGCCCGGGCATGGACGCAAAGACAAAACGTCGTGTATTTGAACCATTCTTCACTACCAAATCGCCCGGAGTTGGAACCGGGCTTGGACTTTCTGTCTCATATTTTATAATAACCCAAAATCACAAAGGGACATTTGAAATAGACACCGAAATCGGGAAAGGCACCAAATTCACAATCAAAATACCAATAGTTTAA
- a CDS encoding ABC transporter substrate-binding protein — MFRFCLWIIVFVLLFPSALYAKNLILVTLDTPPQTYMDNGKPTGFLVEIVSKAVERAGYTPQVLILPWKRAMTMVEKGTADAVFNAGYNKKRNEFLKYPDTVLITEKVVALRLVGSNTFFSPEFAGGKQYVGGVGRGFYYGETVAKALKNNLFKRIEEVPNIDLNVKKLLLGRIDFFFADYYPALNFLNDHNLLDKIEAILDPATGLPLTYSQSDTYLAFSRKKKSKAFELVSEELKKMKSEGEYRKIMIKYIPVHDGF; from the coding sequence GTGTTTAGGTTTTGCTTATGGATTATTGTTTTTGTTTTATTGTTTCCGTCCGCTCTTTACGCGAAAAATTTGATTCTAGTTACATTGGATACTCCTCCCCAGACATATATGGATAATGGCAAACCTACTGGTTTTCTGGTGGAAATTGTTTCTAAAGCGGTAGAAAGGGCCGGATATACTCCGCAAGTGCTTATTCTCCCTTGGAAAAGAGCAATGACCATGGTGGAGAAGGGGACGGCTGATGCAGTTTTCAACGCCGGATATAATAAAAAACGTAATGAATTCCTCAAATATCCTGATACAGTTTTGATTACAGAAAAAGTTGTAGCTTTGCGTCTTGTCGGTTCTAATACTTTCTTTTCACCTGAATTCGCAGGGGGGAAGCAGTATGTCGGCGGCGTGGGGAGGGGGTTTTATTACGGGGAAACCGTAGCTAAGGCTTTGAAAAATAATTTATTCAAGCGGATTGAAGAAGTTCCCAATATTGATCTTAACGTGAAAAAATTGCTTTTGGGCAGGATTGATTTCTTTTTTGCAGATTATTATCCAGCATTGAACTTTTTAAATGATCATAATTTGCTTGATAAAATTGAAGCAATACTCGATCCGGCAACAGGATTGCCACTGACTTATTCTCAGTCGGACACATACTTGGCTTTTTCCCGGAAGAAAAAATCTAAGGCATTTGAACTGGTTAGTGAGGAGCTGAAAAAGATGAAGAGTGAAGGTGAGTACAGAAAAATAATGATTAAATATATACCTGTACATGATGGATTTTAA
- a CDS encoding DUF4198 domain-containing protein, with protein MRKQIVPLLTILLILAFSSSAFAHFGMLIPEKSIITPEKKKTEVQLSFSHPFELVGMDLVKPKKFSVFYDGKETDLLSSLKKTRIMGHDSFKTEYKVKRPGMYTFYMEPVPYPEPAEDNYIIHYTKTVVSAFNEGEEWNKPLGVKTEIVPLTRPWGNYAGNVFQGIVLLDGKPAPFTRVEVEFYNKDGKLEAPYECMVTQEVLCDENGVFTFACPKAGWWGFAALNDADYKIKGKDVELGAVLWIEMVPFKTSK; from the coding sequence ATGCGAAAACAGATTGTTCCCCTTCTGACCATCTTGTTGATTCTGGCCTTCAGCAGTTCCGCATTTGCACATTTTGGAATGTTAATCCCTGAAAAGTCAATAATCACTCCGGAGAAAAAGAAAACTGAGGTACAGCTATCTTTTTCACATCCGTTTGAACTGGTTGGGATGGATCTGGTTAAGCCCAAAAAATTCAGCGTCTTTTATGATGGAAAAGAGACCGATCTTCTCTCTTCACTGAAGAAAACTAGAATCATGGGGCATGATTCCTTTAAGACAGAATACAAAGTCAAACGCCCCGGCATGTATACATTCTACATGGAACCTGTGCCCTACCCCGAGCCTGCCGAAGATAATTACATTATTCACTACACCAAGACCGTAGTCTCCGCCTTCAATGAAGGAGAAGAATGGAATAAACCACTTGGCGTTAAGACTGAAATCGTCCCCCTGACTCGCCCATGGGGTAATTATGCTGGCAATGTTTTTCAGGGAATTGTCCTGCTGGACGGTAAGCCGGCTCCTTTTACTCGTGTTGAAGTAGAATTTTATAATAAAGACGGAAAGCTGGAAGCACCTTATGAGTGTATGGTCACTCAGGAAGTGCTTTGCGATGAAAACGGAGTTTTCACCTTTGCCTGTCCGAAGGCCGGATGGTGGGGGTTTGCAGCTTTGAATGATGCAGATTATAAAATCAAAGGAAAAGATGTCGAGCTAGGTGCGGTACTCTGGATTGAAATGGTTCCTTTTAAAACAAGTAAATAA
- a CDS encoding response regulator — MLNPQVLVVDDSKTIRTVISSELKKHSIDVTEAINGSQGLDYTRNHHYDLVITDITMPGMDGYQLCTEIKRNPDTQSTPVIILSSNERHEHIERGFEVGAAAYVTKNKARKDLLPYIKEILDRAKLLRDKLVLVVDDSKYILNVVKTGLTSAGFKVITARNGFEAFEIASEITPHLILSDINMPVMDGIKLCEKVQNHPALSHIPFVIMSSGADRRTMRELLHKGAAAFLVKPFNIDQLVITAEKLLSDHFQIILQQRENFKKERTLLMGSITSLIQALEARDSYTKGHSDTVSNLSVKIAKKLSLSDFDQERIEFAARLHDLGKIGIRDDILLKNGPLSEDEFAKIKEHPVLGAEILRPIPSMEDIIPAVLHHHEKMNGQGYPHGLSGNEIPLWARIISIADVYDALTTDRPYKDAFTHQDTMEFIEDKSNHELCPECARAFQAVMLENDSLLY; from the coding sequence ATGCTTAACCCACAAGTTTTGGTTGTCGACGACAGCAAAACTATCCGCACTGTCATCAGTTCGGAACTAAAAAAGCATTCCATAGATGTAACCGAAGCTATTAACGGCTCTCAGGGATTGGACTATACCCGCAATCATCACTACGATCTGGTAATAACTGACATTACCATGCCCGGCATGGACGGTTATCAACTCTGCACTGAAATCAAGAGAAATCCAGATACCCAATCCACCCCGGTAATAATACTCTCCAGCAACGAAAGACATGAACATATCGAAAGAGGCTTCGAAGTCGGAGCTGCCGCATATGTAACCAAAAATAAAGCCCGGAAAGACCTGCTCCCATACATTAAAGAAATTCTGGACCGGGCTAAGCTGCTCCGTGACAAACTGGTCCTTGTTGTTGACGACTCCAAATACATTTTAAATGTAGTAAAAACTGGCCTTACCTCAGCAGGGTTTAAAGTTATCACTGCCCGTAACGGCTTTGAGGCCTTTGAAATTGCGAGTGAAATTACACCTCATCTAATCCTTTCAGATATCAACATGCCGGTTATGGACGGTATCAAGCTTTGCGAAAAAGTTCAGAATCACCCAGCACTATCCCATATTCCGTTTGTAATAATGAGCTCCGGTGCTGACCGCAGGACCATGCGCGAATTACTACATAAAGGCGCGGCTGCCTTTCTGGTCAAACCTTTTAATATCGACCAGTTGGTAATTACCGCCGAAAAGTTACTCAGCGACCATTTTCAAATTATCCTACAGCAGCGAGAAAATTTCAAGAAAGAACGCACCTTGCTCATGGGCAGTATCACCAGCCTTATTCAGGCTTTGGAAGCACGAGACTCCTATACCAAAGGTCATTCGGACACAGTTTCAAACCTGTCAGTAAAAATCGCTAAAAAATTATCCCTGAGCGATTTTGATCAGGAGAGAATAGAATTTGCGGCAAGGTTGCACGACCTTGGAAAAATCGGCATCCGCGATGATATTTTACTGAAAAACGGGCCGCTAAGTGAGGATGAATTTGCCAAGATTAAAGAGCACCCCGTATTAGGGGCAGAGATCCTGCGCCCTATCCCAAGTATGGAAGACATTATACCTGCGGTGCTGCATCATCATGAGAAAATGAATGGACAGGGCTATCCGCATGGTCTGAGCGGTAATGAAATTCCGCTATGGGCAAGAATCATATCCATCGCCGATGTGTATGATGCCCTGACTACGGACCGCCCGTACAAGGATGCATTCACACATCAAGACACCATGGAATTCATTGAAGATAAGTCAAATCACGAACTTTGCCCGGAATGTGCTAGAGCTTTTCAGGCTGTCATGCTGGAAAATGACAGCCTGTTGTACTAA